The following proteins are encoded in a genomic region of Haemorhous mexicanus isolate bHaeMex1 chromosome 27, bHaeMex1.pri, whole genome shotgun sequence:
- the LOC132338798 gene encoding fatty acid-binding protein, liver-like — translation MAFAGTWQIYAQENLEPFLKALGLPDDTIKMAKDITPVVEIQQKGNDFVVTSKTPNKSVTNSFTIGKEADITTMDGRKLKCTVNLVNGKLVCKSDKFSHEQEVKGNEMVETITYGGVTLVRKGRKA, via the exons ATGGCGTTCGCTGGCACCTGGCAGATCTACGCTCAGGAGAACCTCGAGCCCTTCCTCAAGGCTCTGG GGTTGCCAGATGACACCATCAAAATGGCCAAAGATATTACACCTGTTGTTGAAATACAACAAAAAGGCAACGACTTTGTCGTGACATCCAAAACACCCAACAAATCTGTAACCAACTCGTTTACAATTGGCAAAGAGGCTGACATCACCACCATGGATGGCAGGAAGCTGAAG TGCACTGTGAACCTGGTCAACGGGAAGCTGGTGTGCAAATCAGATAAATTCTCTCATGAGCAGGAAgttaaaggaaatgaaatggtGGAG ACTATAACGTACGGTGGAGTAACACTTGtcagaaaaggcaggaaagccTAA